CTAATAATTTTATATATTTGTTTTCATATTGCTGCCAATTTATTTTTTTATTCTTAAAATCATCTAAAATATCTTTTGTAGGTGCAAAATCTAAAATATGTTCATATTCTACATCTATAATTTCCTTTAGAAAAAATTTAAAATCATTTTTTTTAGTAAAACCACTTAATTGAGAAGTATTATTTAATCTTATATCTATAAGTTTTTTAACTCCTGATGTTTTTAATGTGTTAAAAAAAGTTTCTGCACTTTTTCCACTACTTCCTATATCGAATACAGTCATTATTCCTCCATTTTTAAATTTCTTAATTTTTTAATAACAAACAATATTTATATACCTTATTTTTTTAATTATTTCAAGTCTTTCATACTTTATTTTTTATAATAAAATATTAATTAACTATAAATCCGTTAAGATAAGTGCACCCAAAATGCACCCATTTTATTAAAAAAACAGTAAAAAATACTTATTTTTAAATTTTTGACCCATTAAAAACCTAATAAAATCAATACATTTAAAAATAAGCATTTTTTTCAAAGTTGAGTGGGAATAATAATTTAAAATATAAAACACCTTGATTACCAATGGTTTTCAAGGTGTTTTTTTATTGCTGGGTTCTTAATGGTCCCATTTTATGTGTTTTGCAACCTTTTCATATTACCATAAACAATAGATTGGTTCTTTCATAAAATTTTACAATCTATTACTCCGTACTGATTAGATTAAAAGTTAATTTAAAAAGAGAGTATTTTGAGCAAATAAAATCATTTACATTCCATACTGATTAGATTAAAAGTATGACTAAAGAATGCGAATTAATGGAGGTTTAAAAATTTACATTCCATACTGATTAGATTAAAAGTTTCTAGAGAAAGCTAAAGCCATATCTCCAGCAAGTATTTACATTCCATACTGATTAGATTAAAAGGATATTTGAAACTTTAGATATTACTGGTCCAAGTGCTATTTACATTCCATACTGATTAGATTAAAAGATGGATTTACTTTATACTATGCAATTGTTTAAAATTTATTTACATTCCATACTGATTAGATTAAAAGGGGTTCAAAAAAGAAATTATTAGATTTTGTAATTTCATTTACATTCCATACTGATTAGATTAAAAGTAGATAATATTTCTATTGTTATAACTGAGCTTTCTAATTTACATTCCATACTGATTAGATTAAAAGGCAACTCGTAATCTCCATCTGGAGTTTGCACTCTTGTATTTACATTCCATACTGATTAGATTAAAAGAATTGAAGAGTTCAGAATAGAACTCAACAAAACTTTATTTACATTCCATACTGATTAGATTAAAAGAAAGAAAGAAGTTGAATCTTACAAAAGAGATTA
The window above is part of the Cetobacterium sp. ZOR0034 genome. Proteins encoded here:
- a CDS encoding DUF488 family protein, with the protein product MTVFDIGSSGKSAETFFNTLKTSGVKKLIDIRLNNTSQLSGFTKKNDFKFFLKEIIDVEYEHILDFAPTKDILDDFKNKKINWQQYENKYIKLLDDRKIKEKYKDYNFNNCCFLCSEVKNTNCHRRLLKEYLFNSNDNKISL